A window from Eubalaena glacialis isolate mEubGla1 chromosome 1, mEubGla1.1.hap2.+ XY, whole genome shotgun sequence encodes these proteins:
- the TMEM72 gene encoding transmembrane protein 72 isoform X2, whose protein sequence is MLIITGLAYFLLSKRKKSKAAAEVLPPPEQYTDPSGSAVSTTGSGDTEQTYTFHGALKEGPGSLFIHMKSVLKGTRKPNALQHPDALTELTLEPADPLAKKKQVHFDDSMVRMIPDLAEDLDDGDGEPEETTSDTTPIIPPPEAPLFLSSLTGTSLF, encoded by the coding sequence ATGCTCATCATCACTGGCCTGGCCTACTTCCTGCTGAGCAAGCGGAAAAAGAGCAAAGCTGCCGCAGAGGTGCTGCCCCCCCCAGAGCAGTACACGGACCCCTCTGGCAGCGCCGTGAGTACCACCGGCTCTGGGGACACCGAGCAAACGTACACCTTCCATGGGGCCCTCAAGGAGGGGCCTGGCTCCCTCTTCATCCACATGAAGAGCGTCCTGAAAGGGACCAGGAAGCCCAACGCCCTCCAGCACCCAGACGCCCTGACGGAGCTGACTCTGGAGCCAGCTGACCCACTGGCCAAGAAGAAGCAGGTGCACTTTGATGACAGTATGGTCAGAATGATCCCAGACCTGGCAGAAGACCTGGACGATGGGGACGGCGAGCCAGAGGAGACCACCTCTGACACCACCCCCATCATCCCTCCCCCCGAGGCCCCACTCTTCCTATCTTCCCTCACGGGCACCAGCCTCTTCTGA
- the TMEM72 gene encoding transmembrane protein 72 isoform X1, with the protein MKLQVFWTGLEYTCRLLGITTAAVLIGVGTETFLQGQFKSLAFYLLFTGAAVSVSEGAYFVAQLLAICFQCQPGSLAYRAREKAHWLGCFQRFLAYMLLSVACFLHPVLVWHVTIPGSMLIITGLAYFLLSKRKKSKAAAEVLPPPEQYTDPSGSAVSTTGSGDTEQTYTFHGALKEGPGSLFIHMKSVLKGTRKPNALQHPDALTELTLEPADPLAKKKQVHFDDSMVRMIPDLAEDLDDGDGEPEETTSDTTPIIPPPEAPLFLSSLTGTSLF; encoded by the exons TGTTGATCGGCGTGGGCACTGAGACCTTCCTCCAGGGACAGTTTAAAAGCCTGGCTTTCTACCTGCT GTTTACAGGAGCCGCCGTCTCCGTGAGCGAAGGGGCCTACTTCGTGGCTCAGCTGCTGGCCATCTGCTTCCA GTGTCAGCCAGGGTCCCTGGCCTACAGAGCAAGGGAGAAGGCCCACTGGCTAGGCTGCTTCCAGAGGTTCCTGGCCTACATGCTGCTCTCTGTGGCCTGCTTCCTCCACCCTGTCCTGGTCTGGCACGTGACCATCCCAG GCTCTATGCTCATCATCACTGGCCTGGCCTACTTCCTGCTGAGCAAGCGGAAAAAGAGCAAAGCTGCCGCAGAGGTGCTGCCCCCCCCAGAGCAGTACACGGACCCCTCTGGCAGCGCCGTGAGTACCACCGGCTCTGGGGACACCGAGCAAACGTACACCTTCCATGGGGCCCTCAAGGAGGGGCCTGGCTCCCTCTTCATCCACATGAAGAGCGTCCTGAAAGGGACCAGGAAGCCCAACGCCCTCCAGCACCCAGACGCCCTGACGGAGCTGACTCTGGAGCCAGCTGACCCACTGGCCAAGAAGAAGCAGGTGCACTTTGATGACAGTATGGTCAGAATGATCCCAGACCTGGCAGAAGACCTGGACGATGGGGACGGCGAGCCAGAGGAGACCACCTCTGACACCACCCCCATCATCCCTCCCCCCGAGGCCCCACTCTTCCTATCTTCCCTCACGGGCACCAGCCTCTTCTGA
- the TMEM72 gene encoding transmembrane protein 72 isoform X3, with amino-acid sequence MLLSVACFLHPVLVWHVTIPGSMLIITGLAYFLLSKRKKSKAAAEVLPPPEQYTDPSGSAVSTTGSGDTEQTYTFHGALKEGPGSLFIHMKSVLKGTRKPNALQHPDALTELTLEPADPLAKKKQVHFDDSMVRMIPDLAEDLDDGDGEPEETTSDTTPIIPPPEAPLFLSSLTGTSLF; translated from the exons ATGCTGCTCTCTGTGGCCTGCTTCCTCCACCCTGTCCTGGTCTGGCACGTGACCATCCCAG GCTCTATGCTCATCATCACTGGCCTGGCCTACTTCCTGCTGAGCAAGCGGAAAAAGAGCAAAGCTGCCGCAGAGGTGCTGCCCCCCCCAGAGCAGTACACGGACCCCTCTGGCAGCGCCGTGAGTACCACCGGCTCTGGGGACACCGAGCAAACGTACACCTTCCATGGGGCCCTCAAGGAGGGGCCTGGCTCCCTCTTCATCCACATGAAGAGCGTCCTGAAAGGGACCAGGAAGCCCAACGCCCTCCAGCACCCAGACGCCCTGACGGAGCTGACTCTGGAGCCAGCTGACCCACTGGCCAAGAAGAAGCAGGTGCACTTTGATGACAGTATGGTCAGAATGATCCCAGACCTGGCAGAAGACCTGGACGATGGGGACGGCGAGCCAGAGGAGACCACCTCTGACACCACCCCCATCATCCCTCCCCCCGAGGCCCCACTCTTCCTATCTTCCCTCACGGGCACCAGCCTCTTCTGA